A genomic region of Antennarius striatus isolate MH-2024 chromosome 16, ASM4005453v1, whole genome shotgun sequence contains the following coding sequences:
- the LOC137609321 gene encoding transmembrane protein 238-like: MELLALIGGCAAAFFIAVACDVIGLVLLFVGVFADLRAAGGAFYGDFFIYSGALLVFVSLFLWLVWYAGNIPVPHERVTKRSSLARLARKFSERLGQTLRGEERAARVEVDGGSQLPPHHKASRVTWGRATAYRNQGYDGSEGAPEGPNTEGQLDI, translated from the coding sequence ATGGAGCTGCTCGCGCTCATCGGGGGGTGCGCCGCCGCCTTCTTCATCGCCGTGGCCTGTGACGTCATCGGGCTCGTGCTCCTCTTCGTCGGGGTCTTCGCCGACCTGCGCGCGGCCGGAGGCGCGTTCTACGGGGACTTCTTCATCTACAGCGGCGCGCTGCTCGTGTTCGTGAGCCTCTTCCTGTGGCTCGTGTGGTACGCGGGAAACATCCCGGTGCCCCACGAGCGCGTGACGAAGAGGAGCAGCCTCGCGCGCCTGGCCCGGAAGTTCTCCGAACGGCTGGGCCAGACCCTGAGGGGGGAGGAGCGCGCCGCGCGCGTGGAGGTGGACGGCGGCAgccagctgcccccccaccacaaGGCCAGCCGGGTGACGTGGGGCCGGGCCACGGCCTACCGGAACCAGGGCTACGACGGCTCCGAGggggcccctgagggccccAACACCGAGGGACAGCTGGACATCTGA